A segment of the Pantoea sp. At-9b genome:
GAAAATGCGCGGTATCGGGATGGGTTTTGCCGTATTCGGACTATGGATTTTTGATTTTATTATTCAATCCATTTTCCCGTTCCTGCTGAACCATTATGGCGGCGGTATGACCTTTGGTTTCTTCGCTGCGACCAACGTCATGATGTTAATCCTGCTGGTTAAATATCTGCCGGAGACGCGCGGCATGACGTTAGAACAAATCGAAAATAAATTCCGTTTTTAATATACCGCTACTGAGGATGTAACAATGACAGTTAAAATCGGCTTGATTGGCCTGGGTATGATTGGCCGTGACCACCTGAAGCGTTTTAAAGACGTTATTACTGGCGCGCAGGTGACAGCGGTGTGTGATATTAATAAATCAGTCGCAGATAATATTGCCGCTGAATACGGTGCGACGCCATTTTACGATGCGGAAGCGATGATCCATTCTCCGCTGGTCGATGCCGTGTTTATTTGCTCGATTGGTCCGGTACATAAAACACAAATATTGACGGCATTTCAGGCCGGGAAACCAGTATTTTGTGAAAAACCGCTGACACCGACCGCCGACGAAGCCAAAGAAATCATTGATGCTGAAGTGAAAGCGGGTAAACGCCTGCTGCAACTTGGCTTTATGCGCCGTTTCGACCCCGGTTATCAGGCGCTTAAGCAATCGATTGATCGCGGTGAACTGGGCGAGATCCTGCTCATGCACTGCGCCCACCGTAATCCTGCGGTACCCGAAAGTTACACGCTGGAAATGGCGATCAATGATTCGGCGACTCACGAAATCGACATCATCCGTTATCTGCTGAACGAGAATATCGTGGCTGTGCGGGTCGATAAACCGCGCAAGAAAACCCGTCGTGCGCTGCCGCATTTGCAGGACCCGCTGATCGTGATTTTTGAAACCGCCTCCGGGGTGCGCATCGATGATGAACTCTTCGTGAACTGTGATTACGGCTACGACATCCGCTGTGAAGTGATTGGTGAGAATGCGATTGCGGCACTGAACGAACAGGCGCTGATCAGCACGCGTTCGGCGGCAGGCAGCGCGCATCATATCAGCCAGTCCTGCATGGAGCGTTTTGCCACCGCATATGACCGTGAGGTGCAGCATTTTGTCGATCGCGTGCGTGAGGGACTGGCGATGAGTGGCCCCTCATCCTGGGACGGCTATATCGTCGCGCTGGTCTGCGATGCCGGGCTGGCGTCGTTGCAGGACGGCGAAAAACATGCGGTGGCTATTCCACAACAACCGGCGCTGTATCACTAAGCCACTTTCCGTGAGGAACACCCGATGTTGAAACTGAATGAAAACGATCTTTTCCTGCACTGCCAGGCGGCGAATAAAAACGAAGCGATGCAACTGGCGGCTGCGGCGTTAGAACAGGGTGGGTATGTCAAAACAGGTTTCTTCCACGCCATGCAGGCTCGGGAGGAGAGCGTTTCAACCTATATCGGCGCAGGGATTGCCTTTCCGCATTGCGCCAAAGCCGATACCCACCTCGTGATTAACACCGGGTTTCAGGTATTCCAGTTTCCCCAGGGGGTGAGCTGGGGAGCGGGCAAAGTGGTTTTTATCGTCGTCGCGGTGGCGGCGCAGCAGGATGAACATATTCAGGTACTGGCTGCGATAGCGGATTTATTGGGTGATGAGGTGAAAACCACCTTGTTAGCCAATGCCAACACTAAAGCCGGATTTATTGAACAGTTTGAAAAAGCCTAATGATTAAGGAATCGCGATGAAACTGGCGTTATGTACCGATGTACTGGGTGATTTACCCTTTCCGGCCATGCTGGATAAAGTCAAAAGTTATGGCATCAGCGGTGTCGAAATGACGGCGGGCGGCTGGTCGCCCTGTCCGCATGTTGATACTGAGGCGCTGTTGTCGTCACCCGAGAAACTGCAACAGTTTCAGGCGGAGCTGAGCCGCCGTGAGATGCGTATTGTGGCGCTCAACTGTTCGGGTAATCCCTTGGCTCCGGGGGAACTCGGCGAAAAGCACAGCCTGAGCAGTTACCGCGCGGTAGAGCTGGCGGGTAAATTGGGTGTGAAGAAAATCGTGATGATGAGTGGTCTGCCTGGTGGCGGCCCGGAAGATCGCGTACCGAACTGGATTACGTCAACCATTTCCTGGCCCGACTACATGCCCGGCGTCATTGATTATCAGTGGAATGAAGTGGCGATTCCGTGGTGGAAGAAATTTGTACAGCATGCAAAACAGCATGGGATTGAAAAGATCGCCATTGAAGAGTTTCCTTGCCAGTTGGTTTACAACCCGTCGACCTTGCTGCGTTTGCGTCACGCAGTAGATGAAATGATTGGTATTAATCTTGATCCGTCACATCTGATTGCGATGGGTGCCGATCCGATCGCCGCAGCACGTAAGCTGGAAGGGGCGGTTTTCCACGTACACGGCAAAGATGCGCGTATTGAACGTGGTCTGGCCGATGTGGACGGATTAATGGAATACCAGCCGGTGACCAACACCAAAACCCGTACCTGGAACTATGTCGCAGTAGGCTGTGGTATGGATCTGAAGTGGTGGAAGGAGTTTTTCTCGGTACTGCGGATGACCGGATATAACGGTGATGTTTCGCTGGAGATGGAAGATCTGACGATGAGTGTTGAGGCTGGATTGCAAACCTCGATCGATGCACTGAACGCAACGTTAAGCCGTTAATACCCTGCATTAAAACGTCGCGGCGTGCCAGCTCGCGCCGCGATGCACAATTTCTGAGCAACTCCACTCATCACTGACTTAAAAAATTCATCTCGTATGGCTTTTGTTTAACTTTCATTTAATATATTAATAACCAGCGCAATTATGAGTTATTTAATTAATGTTGCGTTGTGTGATTGTTAATATTCGAAGCAAATCAATAACAGCTAACAATGATGTCTTTCGCCACCGCAAATGCAGTGGTGTTGAGTAATGTGAAAAGTCAGGGAAACAATATGTTGCAGTCAGACGATCTTTCCGTCGGAAAGATCCAACTCTCACGCCGGAAAGTGCTGCTTTCTGGCGCGGTGATCATTGCCAGTGGGCTGGTCACCTCGGCGTTACCGTCGTTTGCCTTAGCGCAACCGTCACCCGGTTTTGCCCCTTTTATGCAGATCTCCCGCCTGCTGGTGAACCATCAACTGGATGATGCCGTCGGTCAGCGCATGCTGGCGCTGTTGGACAGTGAAGAACAGGGCTTGCTGGATAACATCAACCAACTGCTGGCCATTGCCCGTGCACACAATGCCTTCAAGGTGGAAGATTTCTTCCCGGCGATCCCGCAAGGCAAGTTGCAAGACCTGGCGCACAAAATCATCTTTGGCTGGTACACCGGCAGCCTCGCCCCGACGCGATCCGCCAAGACCTTCGCCTATGAACAGGCACTCACCTGGCACACCACGCTGGATGTGATCACTATTCCGTCTTACGGCATCAGTGGTCCCAACAACTGGCAACGCGCTAATACTCCGGTCCTTCCCGTACCGCAATTCTGAATCTGATAAGAAGACAATTATGGCAGCCCCAAATCAGTCACCTGTGGTGATCGTCGGCACCGGCGTGGTCGGTGTGGTGATCGCAGAACAACTGCTGGACGCTGGTATTCCGGTGCTTATGCTGGAAGCTGGCCCGCGCGTCTCACGTGCGGAAATCGTGGAAAACTTCCGTAACTTGCCGTTGGCGGCGAAAGGCAATCCGATTGAGTGCTATCCCTCGCGCGAGTGGGCACCGCACCCGGAACCGGCTGGCGCAGGCAAAGGTTATCTGCAACTGAGCGGCAATGATTCTTACGCGCAAAGCTACGTGCGTTATGCCGGTGGTTCAACCTGGCACTGGGCGGGCACCTGCTGGCGTCTGACCCCTGCGGATATGCAGCTGCATACCCGTTATGGCGTGGGCCGCGATTGGGCCTTTGACTATGACACGCTGGAACCGTACTACGTCCGCGCCGAGTATAAGCTCGGCATCTGTGGTCCGGATGATCCGGCGCTGCAATGGCCGTCGCAGCGTTCAAAACCCTATCCGATGCCTGCGCTGCCATTTGGTCCTGGTGAGGCGCGTTTTACCGAGGTGGTACGCGAGAAGCTGGGGCTGCATAACATCCCAACGGCGCAGGCGCGTAACAGCGGCACGTCATACGATGATCGTCCCGCCTGCTGTGCCAATAACAACTGCGTCCCGGTGTGTCCGGTCGGGGCCAAATATGATGGTGCGACGGCGTTATCACGCCTGGAAGCTAAAGGCGCAACCATCCTCGATAACGCCGTGGTGTGGCGCATTGAAACCAATGCCAGCAACCATATCGAAGCGGTGCATTACTATGACCAGCACAAGCAAAGTCATCGCGTCAGCGGCAAGCTGTTTATCATCGCCTGTAACGGTCTGGAGACGCCCAAACTGTTGCTGATGTCGGCGGATGCGCGCAACCCGAACGGCATCGCCAACAGTTCTGATCAGGTGGGGCGCAATATGATGGACCACCCGCAGATCACCATGACGGTCACGCTGGAAGAACCTTACTGGGCAGGTGTTGGGCCGGTGGTGAACAGCGGCATTATGGAAACGTCACAAGGGGATTTCCGTTCCGAGCATGCCGGGGCCTATTTCCGCTTTAATAACTTTGCCCGCAACCGGTTTGTCACCTTTGGTGCATTGCAGAAAGGGCTGGTCGGCAAAGCGTTGGATGAAGAGATCCGCCGCATGACCGCCTGCACCGCCGATATCGTGCTGGCGCATGAGATCCTGCCGGATGCCAACAACCGTCTGACGCTCTCCGACAAAAAGGACTGGCTTGGCCTGCCGAAACCGGCCATCCATTATGACGTCGGCGACTACGTCCGTCGTTCGTATAACGACTACTCAAAACCGATTGCCGACCGCATTGCCGAGGCGATGGGCGCGATCGACAAGAAGTATTCCAAACAGTTTAACCAGAGCAAGCACATCATGGGCGGCACCATCATGGGGAATGACCCTGCCAATTCGGTGGTGGATAACGTCTGCCGGGCGCACGATCACCGCAACCTGTTCCTGCCAGGTGGGGGTGCGATGGCGAGTACCGCATGCGGTAACAGCACCCTGACCATGGTGGCACTGGCGTTCAAAGCCGCTGATGCCATCGTCAAACAGGCACAGGAGGCGTGATGATGCGGAAGTTAAAACCTGCCGCACTGGCACTGATGCTGGCTTGCGTCGCGGGTGCGGTACATGCCGCCAGTGATGATGCGCTGGTGAAGAAGGGGGAATATCTGGCGGTGGCCTCCGACTGTACCGCCTGCCATAGCGCATCAGCGGCGCAGCCATTTGCCGGAGGTAAAGCCATTGCTTCGCCGGTCGGTGAGATCATTGCCACCAATATCACACCGTCGAAAACGGACGGGATCGGCAACTACAGTGAGCAACAGTTTGCTGATGCGCTGCGTAAGGGGATTCGTGCCGACGGTGCGCATCTTTATCCGGCAATGCCCTATACCGCTTACGCCACGCTGACCGACGAGGATATTCATGCCTTGTATGCTTATTTTATGTCAGGCGTACAGGCGGTCGATCGTCCTACGGCGCAGACGCATCTGCCGTTCCCGCTGAACCTGCGTTTCTCCATGATGTTCTGGAACGCGTTGTTCCTGAATGCACCAGGCTATCAGCCAGACGCCTCGCAAACCGCCAGTTGGAACCGGGGCCGTTATCTGGTGGAAGGGGCGGCACACTGTAGCACCTGCCATACCCCGCGTGGTTTCCTGATGCAGGAGAAAACCGCGGCGGCCTTTACCGGTGCGCAGGTGGGGTCATGGTACGCGCCGAACATTACCGCCAATCCGGTCAGCGGTATTGGCCAGTGGTCACAGCAAGAGTTAGTGACTTACCTGCGCACTGGCCGTCTGGCTGGCAAGGCACAGGCGGCGGGCAGCATGGCGGAAGCCATCACCCACAGTTTCCAGCATCTGTCAGATGCCGATCTGACGGCGATCGCCGAGTATATGCAGAGTGTGCCGGATCATACCGCCTTTGCGTCTGGCGCTACACGCTTCACGCAGGGAACGCCTGGCAACAACCTCGCGGCCTTCCGTGGTGACGCGTTTGCCACGCCAGTCAGTGATGAAGGTGCCCGGCTGTTCTCGGGTAACTGCGCCTCCTGCCACGGCAGCAGCGGGCAGGGCACCAAAGATGGCTTCTATCCCAGCCTGTTCCATAACAGCGCCACGGCAGAACATAATTCATCTAATCTTATTGCGACTATTCTGTTTGGTGTCGAGCGCGATAGCGCGCAGGGCAATGTGTTTATGCCACCCTTCGGTGCGCAGCCTAACGCGCTCAACCATCTTAATGATCAGCAGGTTGCCACCCTGTCGAACTGGATTTTGCATCGTTACGGCAACAAAGATGTGACAGTGTCACCTGAGCAGGTAGCGGAGATCCGGCGTGGCGGCCCTGCGTCACCTCTGGTACTGCTGGCGCAACTGGGTGTGGCTGTAGGTGTGCTGGCAGCGATCGCCATAGTCCTTTGGCTGCTCTGGCGGCGTAAACGTTCAACCCTTACCACTGGAAAATAATATGAAGCACTACTCACGCCGTCGCGTGCTGAAGATGGCCGGATTGGTGGTCATCACCAGCGCTGCGGGGCATCTGTTGCCGCTGCCGCGCCTCAATGCGGCGCAAACCCTGGCTAATGCGGCGACGCAGGCGGATTTTATCCAGGTTTCCCAATGGCTGACCCAGCAGGAGAACCTGAATAGCGCCGTGGCCCATGCGCTGCTGATCGCCCTGAATCAGACCCAAAAGGATTTCACTGCCGGGCTGACGCAACTTAAAACGTTGCTGCAAAGTCAGCCAGGTTTGCTGCAACAGGACCACTTGACCTTTGCTGCCAGTGACGCCGCCAGCGAGAAGCTGGCAAAAGCGATTCTTGGCGGCTGGTACAACGGTGTGGTCGGCAAAGGCATACATGCGCTGTACGTCACTTATGTCAACACGCTCGCCAATCAACTGGTGAATGACAAACTGGTGCCACCGAGTTTTTCGTATGGCGAATGTGGCAGCTGGGCGCAACAGCCCTGATTTTTAAAGAGCAATGTCGTTAATGAATAATAAAAATTCTGCCGATGTGGTGGTGATTGGCGCGGGCGTCAATGGATCACTGCTGGCAACCCGACTGGCAAAAGCCGGCAAATCTGTGCTGTTACTGGAATCAGGCCCGAAAGTAGGGCGTGACGAGTTGGTTGAGCGTTTTCGTGCCTCGGCGTTCAAATCTGACTTTATGTCGCCATATCCGTTTTCCGAGCTGGCACCGCAGCCGCGTTACACGCCGGAACCCAATGATTACCTGCACCAACTGGGGCCGCACCCGTTTGCGGCGCAGTATATTCGCATGTTCGGTGGCACCAGTTGGCACTGGGCGGCCCAGCTGTGGCGCTTTGTTCCCAACGATTTCCGTCAGCAGACCCAGTATGGCGTGGGTAAAGACTGGCCGTTTGGTTACGATGAGCTGGAACCTTACTACTACGAGGCGGAAGTGATCGCCGGAGTAGGCGGTTCGCCTGATAACGGCTCTCCACGCAGTAAACCTTATCCGATGGAGCGGGTACCGGCGTCCTGGTTGCAACAGCGCGTCACCGCCCGCCTGGCACCGGATTTTACCGTGCTGGATGATAGCACCGGACGTAACAGCCACAGCTACGATGGCCGTCCGGCCTGTTGCGGCAATAACAACTGCATGCCGCTGTGTCCGATTGATGCGCAGTACCACGGTGGTCTGGCGGCGCAACAGGCGCAGGACAGCGGCGTACAGGTGATCACCGAAGCGGTGGTGTACCAGCTTGAACACGATGCGCAGGGCAAGATTGTTGCCGCCAACTACTACGACTGGAACAAAGTCAGTCATCGCGTGACGGCAGAGACCTTCGTGCTGGCGGCCAACGCCATTGAAACGCCGAAGCTGCTGCTGATGTCCGTCAGCGACAAATTCCCCCAAGGGATCGCCAACGCGCGCGATAACGTTGGGCGTAACCTGTGCGACCACCCGGCGATTGGTGTTACCTTTGATGTGGATGAAGAGATCTGGCCTGGCCGTGGGCCGGTCAGCCCATGCTCGATTGGTCAATTTCGTGACGGCGATTTCCGCCGCGAACATGCACCGTTCCGTATCGATATCTCCAACGCCTCACAGGTCGCCGCAGTGACCAAAGAGGTACTGGCAGAAGGCTTCTTCGGTAAGAAATTGCAGGAGGAAATTCGCTTCCGTGCGGCGCGTCGTTTGAGTATCAAAAACGCGATGGAACAGTTGCCCGATCCCAATAACCGCGTCACGCTCAGCAGCAATAAAGACGCACTGGGCCTGCCGACGCCAGCGCTGTACTGGAACGTCAGCGACTATGAGCTGAAGGGCACCGAAAAAACCCGCGCATGCTACGACGCTATCGCGGCAAAACTGGGCGGCACCCATATCCAGCACAGCAAAAGCGGCAAATTTTCAAACCGTCAACATATCACGGGCACGCTGTCGATGGGCCTCGATCCGGCGACCAGCGTCACCGATGCGTGGGGACGCGCCCACGACCACCAAAATCTCTTTATGGTTGGCACCGGCGTGATGCCGACGGTCGGCACCTGTAACGTGACCCTGACCGCAATGGCGCTGGCACTGCGCACCGCTGATAAAATTTTGCAGGAGACGCAACATGGCTAAGCAATGGCAAACATGGCTGGCCGCGGGCGTGCTGGCGGTGGTCGCGGGTCAGGCCCAGGCGGCCGATCAAAACGCGCAGATCAAACGCGGTGAGTATCTGGCGATTGCCGGTGACTGTGGTGCTTGCCATAGCGAGGAAGGCAAAGCGCCGTTTAGCGGTGGGCATGCCATCGCCAGCCCGCTGGGTACCATTTTCAGTACCAACATTACCCCGTCGAAAACCGCCGGAATTGGTCACTACAGCGAAGCGCAGTTTGCCGCCGCGCTGCGTGAAGGGGTGCGTGGTGACGGCAGTCAGCTCTATCCGGCGATGCCGTATACCGCTTATGCTAAGCTGAGCGATGACGATGTGGCGGCGCTGTACGCTTACTTTATGCACGGCGTGCAACCGGTGGATGAGCAGCCGCAGAAAACCGCGCTGCCGTTTCCGTTCAACCTGCGCTTCAGCATGGCCGCGTGGAACTGGCTGTTCCTCGATAAACAACGCTTCCAGCCAGACGCCGCACAATCAGACGAGTGGAACCGTGGTGCATATCTGGTGCAGGGGTTAACCCATTGCAGTACCTGCCATACACCACGTAACTTCCTGATGGCGGAGCAGTCGGCGCACAACCTTCAGGGCGCATCGCTCGGCACCTGGTTTGCGCCAGATATCACTGCGGCGACCCTACAGGGTAAGTCGCACTGGACACGCGCCATGTTAGCTGACTACCTCGCGACCGGACATGCCAGCAATGGTGCGACGGCAGGTGGACCGATGCTGGAAGCGATCGATAAAAGTTTCTCGCGGATGACGCCGGAAGATCGCCAGGCGATCGCGACCTATCTGCTACCGGCAGAGACAGGCACCGCGGCGGCGGTCGTGCAGCCGGGTCTGACGCCGGTACAAGGTGATGATACGCCCCAGGCCAGCCTCAGCAGTGGCGCAGTGTTGTATCGTAACAACTGCGCCGCCTGCCATAACCTGCAAGGACAGGGGTTACATGGCTTACCGGCACTGCAAAACCATCCGGTACTGAATAAGCCAACGGCAGATAACGTGGCGATGGCGGTGTTGCAGGGGGTTTGGCCGGAAAAAGGTCAGGGCATGATTGGCTTCGCCGCTTCGCTCAGCGATGCCCAGATTGCCGACATCACCAATTACGTGATGCAGGACATGGGGCACAGCCAGGTGCAGATCACCGCCGATCGGGTGAAAACCCTGCGTGCCGGTGGCGCGGCATCGCCGCTGATGCTGCTGGCACGCGTGGGGATGGGCGTGGCCGTGGTAGCGATCCTGCTGGTGCTGTGGTGGTGGCGGAGAAAACGTGCCATCAGTCAGTGAATCTGTTAGTTGCAAACCGGGCAGGGAAGCCAGGTTTGCAAACCGCAGGGTAAAGGGGGCTGCCTGTATTGAACAGGGAAGATGTGGCATACTGCACTTTCTTAAACTGAACGGTTTGGTAAACAGATCCATCTGAGGAAAAAATGAGAACGCTGACTGAAGAACGCCGTCAGGCCATCATCGACGCCGCTTCCCGTTTATTTCAGGAAATGGGCTATGAACGTACTTCCATGAACGAAGTCGCGAAGCGGGTGGGAGGGTCGAAAGCCACGCTTTATAATTACTTTGTCTCGAAAGAAGCGTTATTCGAAACCGTCGTCCGTACTTACAGTACACGTTTTCTTAACGAAGCGGCGGCACAGTTAAGCGACACCGCCAGTGCGGCGTTAAGCCTTGAGCAGACGTTGATTCAGTTTGGTGAAGGCATGCTCAAAGTTCTGGGCGGTGACAACCAGGCGATGCAGATTTACCGTGTCGTGGTCGGTGAAGCAGGGCATTCAGATATTGGCCGGTTGTTTCTCGATGCCGGTATTGACGAAAGTATGCTGAAACTCGCGCAGGTCATGGCCGACGCAATGCAGCGCGGGGAACTGACCGAAGCGGAGCCGATGCTACGAGCGCAACAGTTTACCTCCCTGGTCAAAGCTGAAATTGATGGAATTTTTCTGCAACGAGAATTGCCACGTTACACTGAGGCGCAGATAAAAAGCATGGTTATCAACAGCGTCGATTTGTTCCTGCGCGGTGCGAAACCCTGACTGAAGGGTAATCTGCTGTGTGCCATCGCCCCTCTGCTGCTGCCGGGCAGTCCTCGCGCCGCTGACGCGGTGCCTTCGGCTTCAACGCCGTGCCGACGGACCGTTCGGGGAAGTCCATCCCTGTCCACCCCGAACTGACTCACGCATCCCTGCGTGAGTCTCCTGGCCCAACGTCAAAGCCTCAGCGCTGCGGATAGCCCTTTGCAGCAGCAGAGGGGCGATGGCCTTCACGATTGTGCCCTTTATGACACCACGCACCAGACTGCGTCATCACCGATTGCTTAACTGACCAGCATTAGACTGAAGGGCGGTTTTCTCTGACACGCCCGCACGTTCAATTTTTTTGATTTATTTCAGCAAAACACCCGGCTGTTACTCATCGGGTGACAGGTCTATTCTTTCTCACATCGGGGCACAACGCTCCACAACTTAAAAAATCTCGCTGAGGAAATGACCATGAAATCTATCAAAACTTTCGTAGTAGTTGCGGCTCTGTCACTGGTTTCTTTTGGCAGCTTCGCGCAAAGTATCACCGCCTCTGCCTCTACGCTGGATGGCGCGGAAGCCAAAATCGCCGCTCAGGCAAAACAAGCAGGTGCATCTTATAAAATTACCGGCGCTCGCGTGGATAACGGTGCTTACCTGTCCGCTGAATTGACAAAATGATCGTGGTCGCCAACGGCCGCCGTGGTGCGGCCGCTTGCGACAGACATCATCCGTGAGAGGACCAGAATATGCATCACAATCATGAAATCGCGGTCCAGGCGGCGGCATTTGTTCAGTCGCTCAAATCGCATCGCCATGCCAATATGCCCGCCATTCGTTTCCGTCACTGGCCGCAATTTATCTCAACGGTGCGCGAATTAATGGAAAAAAATTAACACAACCTGA
Coding sequences within it:
- a CDS encoding YdgH/BhsA/McbA-like domain containing protein, whose protein sequence is MKSIKTFVVVAALSLVSFGSFAQSITASASTLDGAEAKIAAQAKQAGASYKITGARVDNGAYLSAELTK
- a CDS encoding sugar dehydrogenase complex small subunit, translated to MKHYSRRRVLKMAGLVVITSAAGHLLPLPRLNAAQTLANAATQADFIQVSQWLTQQENLNSAVAHALLIALNQTQKDFTAGLTQLKTLLQSQPGLLQQDHLTFAASDAASEKLAKAILGGWYNGVVGKGIHALYVTYVNTLANQLVNDKLVPPSFSYGECGSWAQQP
- a CDS encoding Gfo/Idh/MocA family protein, with the translated sequence MTVKIGLIGLGMIGRDHLKRFKDVITGAQVTAVCDINKSVADNIAAEYGATPFYDAEAMIHSPLVDAVFICSIGPVHKTQILTAFQAGKPVFCEKPLTPTADEAKEIIDAEVKAGKRLLQLGFMRRFDPGYQALKQSIDRGELGEILLMHCAHRNPAVPESYTLEMAINDSATHEIDIIRYLLNENIVAVRVDKPRKKTRRALPHLQDPLIVIFETASGVRIDDELFVNCDYGYDIRCEVIGENAIAALNEQALISTRSAAGSAHHISQSCMERFATAYDREVQHFVDRVREGLAMSGPSSWDGYIVALVCDAGLASLQDGEKHAVAIPQQPALYH
- a CDS encoding PTS sugar transporter subunit IIA; translated protein: MLKLNENDLFLHCQAANKNEAMQLAAAALEQGGYVKTGFFHAMQAREESVSTYIGAGIAFPHCAKADTHLVINTGFQVFQFPQGVSWGAGKVVFIVVAVAAQQDEHIQVLAAIADLLGDEVKTTLLANANTKAGFIEQFEKA
- a CDS encoding cytochrome c; amino-acid sequence: MMRKLKPAALALMLACVAGAVHAASDDALVKKGEYLAVASDCTACHSASAAQPFAGGKAIASPVGEIIATNITPSKTDGIGNYSEQQFADALRKGIRADGAHLYPAMPYTAYATLTDEDIHALYAYFMSGVQAVDRPTAQTHLPFPLNLRFSMMFWNALFLNAPGYQPDASQTASWNRGRYLVEGAAHCSTCHTPRGFLMQEKTAAAFTGAQVGSWYAPNITANPVSGIGQWSQQELVTYLRTGRLAGKAQAAGSMAEAITHSFQHLSDADLTAIAEYMQSVPDHTAFASGATRFTQGTPGNNLAAFRGDAFATPVSDEGARLFSGNCASCHGSSGQGTKDGFYPSLFHNSATAEHNSSNLIATILFGVERDSAQGNVFMPPFGAQPNALNHLNDQQVATLSNWILHRYGNKDVTVSPEQVAEIRRGGPASPLVLLAQLGVAVGVLAAIAIVLWLLWRRKRSTLTTGK
- a CDS encoding TetR/AcrR family transcriptional regulator is translated as MRTLTEERRQAIIDAASRLFQEMGYERTSMNEVAKRVGGSKATLYNYFVSKEALFETVVRTYSTRFLNEAAAQLSDTASAALSLEQTLIQFGEGMLKVLGGDNQAMQIYRVVVGEAGHSDIGRLFLDAGIDESMLKLAQVMADAMQRGELTEAEPMLRAQQFTSLVKAEIDGIFLQRELPRYTEAQIKSMVINSVDLFLRGAKP
- a CDS encoding GMC family oxidoreductase, with amino-acid sequence MNNKNSADVVVIGAGVNGSLLATRLAKAGKSVLLLESGPKVGRDELVERFRASAFKSDFMSPYPFSELAPQPRYTPEPNDYLHQLGPHPFAAQYIRMFGGTSWHWAAQLWRFVPNDFRQQTQYGVGKDWPFGYDELEPYYYEAEVIAGVGGSPDNGSPRSKPYPMERVPASWLQQRVTARLAPDFTVLDDSTGRNSHSYDGRPACCGNNNCMPLCPIDAQYHGGLAAQQAQDSGVQVITEAVVYQLEHDAQGKIVAANYYDWNKVSHRVTAETFVLAANAIETPKLLLMSVSDKFPQGIANARDNVGRNLCDHPAIGVTFDVDEEIWPGRGPVSPCSIGQFRDGDFRREHAPFRIDISNASQVAAVTKEVLAEGFFGKKLQEEIRFRAARRLSIKNAMEQLPDPNNRVTLSSNKDALGLPTPALYWNVSDYELKGTEKTRACYDAIAAKLGGTHIQHSKSGKFSNRQHITGTLSMGLDPATSVTDAWGRAHDHQNLFMVGTGVMPTVGTCNVTLTAMALALRTADKILQETQHG
- a CDS encoding sugar phosphate isomerase/epimerase; amino-acid sequence: MKLALCTDVLGDLPFPAMLDKVKSYGISGVEMTAGGWSPCPHVDTEALLSSPEKLQQFQAELSRREMRIVALNCSGNPLAPGELGEKHSLSSYRAVELAGKLGVKKIVMMSGLPGGGPEDRVPNWITSTISWPDYMPGVIDYQWNEVAIPWWKKFVQHAKQHGIEKIAIEEFPCQLVYNPSTLLRLRHAVDEMIGINLDPSHLIAMGADPIAAARKLEGAVFHVHGKDARIERGLADVDGLMEYQPVTNTKTRTWNYVAVGCGMDLKWWKEFFSVLRMTGYNGDVSLEMEDLTMSVEAGLQTSIDALNATLSR
- a CDS encoding cytochrome c; the protein is MAKQWQTWLAAGVLAVVAGQAQAADQNAQIKRGEYLAIAGDCGACHSEEGKAPFSGGHAIASPLGTIFSTNITPSKTAGIGHYSEAQFAAALREGVRGDGSQLYPAMPYTAYAKLSDDDVAALYAYFMHGVQPVDEQPQKTALPFPFNLRFSMAAWNWLFLDKQRFQPDAAQSDEWNRGAYLVQGLTHCSTCHTPRNFLMAEQSAHNLQGASLGTWFAPDITAATLQGKSHWTRAMLADYLATGHASNGATAGGPMLEAIDKSFSRMTPEDRQAIATYLLPAETGTAAAVVQPGLTPVQGDDTPQASLSSGAVLYRNNCAACHNLQGQGLHGLPALQNHPVLNKPTADNVAMAVLQGVWPEKGQGMIGFAASLSDAQIADITNYVMQDMGHSQVQITADRVKTLRAGGAASPLMLLARVGMGVAVVAILLVLWWWRRKRAISQ
- a CDS encoding sugar dehydrogenase complex small subunit, yielding MLQSDDLSVGKIQLSRRKVLLSGAVIIASGLVTSALPSFALAQPSPGFAPFMQISRLLVNHQLDDAVGQRMLALLDSEEQGLLDNINQLLAIARAHNAFKVEDFFPAIPQGKLQDLAHKIIFGWYTGSLAPTRSAKTFAYEQALTWHTTLDVITIPSYGISGPNNWQRANTPVLPVPQF
- a CDS encoding GMC family oxidoreductase — translated: MAAPNQSPVVIVGTGVVGVVIAEQLLDAGIPVLMLEAGPRVSRAEIVENFRNLPLAAKGNPIECYPSREWAPHPEPAGAGKGYLQLSGNDSYAQSYVRYAGGSTWHWAGTCWRLTPADMQLHTRYGVGRDWAFDYDTLEPYYVRAEYKLGICGPDDPALQWPSQRSKPYPMPALPFGPGEARFTEVVREKLGLHNIPTAQARNSGTSYDDRPACCANNNCVPVCPVGAKYDGATALSRLEAKGATILDNAVVWRIETNASNHIEAVHYYDQHKQSHRVSGKLFIIACNGLETPKLLLMSADARNPNGIANSSDQVGRNMMDHPQITMTVTLEEPYWAGVGPVVNSGIMETSQGDFRSEHAGAYFRFNNFARNRFVTFGALQKGLVGKALDEEIRRMTACTADIVLAHEILPDANNRLTLSDKKDWLGLPKPAIHYDVGDYVRRSYNDYSKPIADRIAEAMGAIDKKYSKQFNQSKHIMGGTIMGNDPANSVVDNVCRAHDHRNLFLPGGGAMASTACGNSTLTMVALAFKAADAIVKQAQEA